Proteins from a single region of Antechinus flavipes isolate AdamAnt ecotype Samford, QLD, Australia chromosome 2, AdamAnt_v2, whole genome shotgun sequence:
- the KCNS1 gene encoding potassium voltage-gated channel subfamily S member 1, protein MVSESPGGLWRPGLPGEALNVNVGGVRRRLSPRALAQFPDTRLGRLQAAASEEQARQLCDDYDPSKREFYFDRHPGFFLCLLHFYRTGRLHVLEELCVFAFGQEAEYWGLGDCFLAACCSGRYHERRLERHRRSWDEESDVSSVDTSPDEISDFNQDLQRYRAVRCGQLRKRLWLTMENPGYSLPSKLFSCVSIGVVLVSIAAMCIHSLPEYQDHDEDDVAVAHPLLLRLEYFCIAWFSFEVASRLLLAPSLPRFFRHPLNLIDIVSVLPFYLTLLVSVMLGRSSKLGSMGKVVQVFRLMRIFRVLKLARHSTGLRSLGATLKHSYREVGILLLYLAVGVSVFSGVAYTAEKEEDVGFDTIPACWWWGTVSMTTVGYGDVVPVTVAGKLAASGCILGGILVVALPITIIFNKFSHFYRRQKALEAAVRNSDQQEASLSVDASSTEEGPSQASNETSQEGNFPEPRPRASDLARMS, encoded by the exons ATGGTCAGCGAATCTCCCGGCGGCCTCTGGAGGCCCGGGTTGCCTGGGGAGGCACTCAATGTGAATGTGGGTGGCGTGCGGCGCCGGCTCAGCCCGCGGGCGCTGGCGCAGTTTCCCGACACGCGGCTGGGCCGCCTGCAGGCCGCCGCGTCGGAGGAGCAAGCCCGCCAGCTGTGCGACGACTATGACCCCAGCAAGCGAGAGTTTTACTTTGACCGGCACCCAGGCTTCTTCCTGTGCCTGCTCCACTTCTACCGCACGGGCCGGCTGCACGTGCTCGAGGAGCTGTGCGTCTTCGCCTTTGGCCAGGAAGCTGAGTACTGGGGGCTGGGCGACTGCTTCCTGGCGGCCTGCTGCAGCGGCCGCTACCACGAGCGGCGCCTCGAGCGCCACAGGCGCAGCTGGGACGAGGAGAGCGACGTGAGCAGCGTGGACACGTCCCCAGACGAGATCTCCGACTTCAACCAGGACCTGCAGCGCTACCGCGCGGTGCGCTGCGGCCAGCTGCGCAAGCGCCTTTGGCTGACCATGGAGAACCCGGGCTACTCCCTGCCGAGCAAGCTCTTCAGCTGCGTCTCCATCGGCGTCGTGCTGGTCTCAATCGCGGCCATGTGCATCCACAGCCTCCCGGAGTACCAGGACCACGATGAGGATGACGTGGCTGTGGCCCACCCACTCTTGTTGCGCCTCGAATACTTCTGCATTGCCTGGTTCAGCTTCGAGGTGGCCTCCCGCCTGCTGCTGGCCCCAAGCCTGCCCCGCTTCTTCCGGCACCCGCTCAACCTCATCGACATTGTTTCCGTGCTGCCTTTCTACCTCACGCTGCTTGTGAGTGTCATGCTGGGCCGGTCCTCGAAGCTGGGCAGCATGGGGAAGGTGGTGCAAGTCTTCAGGCTCATGCGCATCTTTCGGGTGCTCAAACTGGCCCGCCACTCCACCGGGCTCCGCTCCCTGGGGGCCACCCTTAAG CATAGCTACCGGGAGGTGGGCATCCTGCTTCTGTACCTGGCTGTGGGAGTGTCTGTGTTCTCTGGTGTGGCCTACACGGCTGAGAAGGAGGAAGACGTGGGATTTGACACGATCCCGGCCTGCTGGTGGTGGGGCACAGTGAGCATGACGACCGTGGGCTACGGGGACGTGGTGCCTGTGACTGTGGCGGGCAAGCTGGCCGCCTCGGGTTGCATTCTGGGAGGCATCCTGGTGGTGGCTCTCCCTATCACCATCATCTTCAACAAATTCTCCCATTTCTACCGACGCCAGAAAGCCCTGGAGGCGGCCGTGCGGAACAGTGACCAGCAGGAGGCCAGCCTCTCTGTGGATGCCTCCAGCACCGAAGAGGGCCCCTCTCAGGCTTCCAATGAGACATCTCAGGAGGGAAACTTCCCAGAGCCCAGGCCCCGAGCGTCTGATTTGGCCCGCATGTCATAG